One part of the Oryzias melastigma strain HK-1 linkage group LG21, ASM292280v2, whole genome shotgun sequence genome encodes these proteins:
- the LOC112155483 gene encoding immunoglobulin-like domain-containing receptor 2 isoform X4 codes for MTFYRAATLLGALVCVCNGVHVTVPEKQQFAMLFQTVVLPCHYQTSSRQTPVVQWWYKSYCRDRTRDSFTLQETLGMKASELGATAHLECSDSSRTVRVVASAQGASMTLAEHYKGRDISIINKADLRIGELQWGDSGVYFCKVVIADDLEGKNEAQLELLVLGRTGEQHDLLPEFDVEVMPEWAFVGCVSLGSVLFLLLLGICWCQCCPHSCCCYVRCCCCPDTCCCPKHLYEAGKMAKSGHPPQVPVFPYYVPGVPAVVSVAPSSHLDPKISSIPSMENNLAGASSLSELSSLHDGGLPDFRHTYQTVQMKALPPIDDHEDQLRVAPPPQSRRTWREKINHSDDELDRGWNPRSEHLQRRTLGRRGRTGSLDELEEFARSYNSRGRRPEAPERPYRRDYSPARRFYPDEEDGWDRRSPSPPQRRRGTWDSDRPSKPSQSRSYDDDFLNSVLERKARARGGDRGAARGDEDSDTPSKGSSRGKGSNSYYSRSPSNRPDEEDHLPPYSEIEIERYRRADLTTDRYRTQDPPRSERYRTVEPPTRTVSHMRPHQGMTQTLQGGRDEHDRQRNLLHPHFYWLSPQPSSCMKP; via the exons tgtgtgtctGTAATGGTGTGCATGTCACAGTGCCAGAGAAGCAGCAGTTTGCGATGCTCTTCCAGACCGTGGTCCTCCCCTGTCACTACCAAACATCCTCCAGGCAGACTCCTGTGGTGCAGTGGTGGTACAAGTCGTACTGCCGGGACCGCACGCGGGACTCCTTCACCCTGCAGGAGACTCTGGGCATGAAGGCCTCGGAGCTGGGAGCTACGGCTCACCTGGAGTGCTCCGACAGCAGCCGCACGGTTCGGGTGGTGGCCTCGGCGCAGGGCGCCTCCATGACCCTGGCCGAACACTACAAAGGCAGAGACATCTCCATCATAAACA AAGCTGACCTCCGTATCGGGGAGCTGCAGTGGGGGGACAGCGGGGTGTACTTCTGTAAAGTTGTTATTGCCGATGATCTGGAGGGGAAGAACGAGGCGcagctggagctgctggttCTGG GCCGGACAGGTGAGCAGCATGATCTACTGCCTGAGTTTGATGTGGAGGTTATGCCAG AGTGGGCGTTTGTGGGGTGCGTGTCTCTGGGCAGTGTCTTGTTCCTGCTCTTGTTGGGGATCTGCTGGTGCCAGTGTTGTCCTCACTCCTGCTGCTGCTATgtgcgctgctgctgctgtcctgACACCTGCTGCTGTCCCAAGCACT tgtatgaAGCAGGAAAGATGGCAAAGAGTGGACATCCTCCTCAAGTTCCCGTGTTTCCTTACTATGTTCCTGGAGTTCCTGCTGTGGTTTCTGTGGCACCTTCATCTCATCTGGATCCCAAGATCTCCTCAATCCCATCAATGGAGAATAACTTAGCTGGAG CCAGCAGCTTGTCAGAGCTGAGCTCTCTTCATGATGGGGGACTCCCAGATTTCAGACACACCTACCAGACGGTGCAGATGAAGGCGCTGCCGCCTATCGACGACCACGAAGACCAGCTGCGGGTCGCTCCGCCTCCACAGAGCCGACGCACCTGGAGAGAGAAAATCAACCACTCCGATGACGAACTGGACCGCGG gtggaacccGCGGTCCGAGCACCTGCAGAGGAGGACTCTGGGCAGAAGGGGGCGCACCGGCTCCCTGGATGAGCTGGAGGAGTTTGCCCGATCTTACAACTCTCGAGGACGCCGACCTGAAGCTCCAGAGCGACCCTACAGGCGGGACTACAGCCCCGCCAGGCGTTTCTATCCAGATGAAGAAGACGGGTGGGACCGCCGCAGCCCCTCGCCGCCACAGAGGAGAAGGGGAACATGGGACAGCGACCGTCCGTCCAAACCTTCACAGAGCAGAAGCTACGACGACGACTTCCTGAACAGCGTGCTGGAGAGAAAGGCCAGGGCTCGGGGAGGGGACCGGGGCGCCGCCAGGGGGGACGAGGACAGCGACACCCCCTCCAAAGGCAGCTCCAGAGGAAAGGGCAGCAACAGCTACTACAGCCGGTCTCCTAGCAACCGTCCAGATGAGGAGGACCATCTGCCTCCGTACTCGGAGATAGAGATTGAGCGGTACCGCAGGGCTGACCTCACCACAGACCGGTACCGCACCCAGGACCCCCCCAGATCAGAGAGATACAGGACGGTTGAGCCCCCCACACGGACCGTCTCTCACATGCGCCCCCACCAAGGCATGACCCAAACATTACAGGGGGGCAGGGACGAGCACGACAGACAGCGAAACCTG CTCCATCCACACTTTTACTGGCTTAGCCCACAACCCAGCAGCTGCATGAAGCCCTGA
- the LOC112155483 gene encoding immunoglobulin-like domain-containing receptor 2 isoform X2 — translation MTFYRAATLLGALVCVCNGVHVTVPEKQQFAMLFQTVVLPCHYQTSSRQTPVVQWWYKSYCRDRTRDSFTLQETLGMKASELGATAHLECSDSSRTVRVVASAQGASMTLAEHYKGRDISIINKADLRIGELQWGDSGVYFCKVVIADDLEGKNEAQLELLVLGRTGEQHDLLPEFDVEVMPEWAFVGCVSLGSVLFLLLLGICWCQCCPHSCCCYVRCCCCPDTCCCPKHLYEAGKMAKSGHPPQVPVFPYYVPGVPAVVSVAPSSHLDPKISSIPSMENNLAGVRSGYRLTSSPEQNSMRVLYYIEKELAQFPSRTMAAQKPSSLSELSSLHDGGLPDFRHTYQTVQMKALPPIDDHEDQLRVAPPPQSRRTWREKINHSDDELDRGWNPRSEHLQRRTLGRRGRTGSLDELEEFARSYNSRGRRPEAPERPYRRDYSPARRFYPDEEDGWDRRSPSPPQRRRGTWDSDRPSKPSQSRSYDDDFLNSVLERKARARGGDRGAARGDEDSDTPSKGSSRGKGSNSYYSRSPSNRPDEEDHLPPYSEIEIERYRRADLTTDRYRTQDPPRSERYRTVEPPTRTVSHMRPHQGMTQTLQGGRDEHDRQRNLTSALSRGSLIV, via the exons tgtgtgtctGTAATGGTGTGCATGTCACAGTGCCAGAGAAGCAGCAGTTTGCGATGCTCTTCCAGACCGTGGTCCTCCCCTGTCACTACCAAACATCCTCCAGGCAGACTCCTGTGGTGCAGTGGTGGTACAAGTCGTACTGCCGGGACCGCACGCGGGACTCCTTCACCCTGCAGGAGACTCTGGGCATGAAGGCCTCGGAGCTGGGAGCTACGGCTCACCTGGAGTGCTCCGACAGCAGCCGCACGGTTCGGGTGGTGGCCTCGGCGCAGGGCGCCTCCATGACCCTGGCCGAACACTACAAAGGCAGAGACATCTCCATCATAAACA AAGCTGACCTCCGTATCGGGGAGCTGCAGTGGGGGGACAGCGGGGTGTACTTCTGTAAAGTTGTTATTGCCGATGATCTGGAGGGGAAGAACGAGGCGcagctggagctgctggttCTGG GCCGGACAGGTGAGCAGCATGATCTACTGCCTGAGTTTGATGTGGAGGTTATGCCAG AGTGGGCGTTTGTGGGGTGCGTGTCTCTGGGCAGTGTCTTGTTCCTGCTCTTGTTGGGGATCTGCTGGTGCCAGTGTTGTCCTCACTCCTGCTGCTGCTATgtgcgctgctgctgctgtcctgACACCTGCTGCTGTCCCAAGCACT tgtatgaAGCAGGAAAGATGGCAAAGAGTGGACATCCTCCTCAAGTTCCCGTGTTTCCTTACTATGTTCCTGGAGTTCCTGCTGTGGTTTCTGTGGCACCTTCATCTCATCTGGATCCCAAGATCTCCTCAATCCCATCAATGGAGAATAACTTAGCTGGAG TGCGCAGTGGTTACCGACTCACATCCAGTCCAGAGCAGAACTCAATGAGAGTTCTGTACTACATAGAGAAGGAGCTGGCTCAGTTTCCCTCCAGAACCATGGCTGCACAAAAAC CCAGCAGCTTGTCAGAGCTGAGCTCTCTTCATGATGGGGGACTCCCAGATTTCAGACACACCTACCAGACGGTGCAGATGAAGGCGCTGCCGCCTATCGACGACCACGAAGACCAGCTGCGGGTCGCTCCGCCTCCACAGAGCCGACGCACCTGGAGAGAGAAAATCAACCACTCCGATGACGAACTGGACCGCGG gtggaacccGCGGTCCGAGCACCTGCAGAGGAGGACTCTGGGCAGAAGGGGGCGCACCGGCTCCCTGGATGAGCTGGAGGAGTTTGCCCGATCTTACAACTCTCGAGGACGCCGACCTGAAGCTCCAGAGCGACCCTACAGGCGGGACTACAGCCCCGCCAGGCGTTTCTATCCAGATGAAGAAGACGGGTGGGACCGCCGCAGCCCCTCGCCGCCACAGAGGAGAAGGGGAACATGGGACAGCGACCGTCCGTCCAAACCTTCACAGAGCAGAAGCTACGACGACGACTTCCTGAACAGCGTGCTGGAGAGAAAGGCCAGGGCTCGGGGAGGGGACCGGGGCGCCGCCAGGGGGGACGAGGACAGCGACACCCCCTCCAAAGGCAGCTCCAGAGGAAAGGGCAGCAACAGCTACTACAGCCGGTCTCCTAGCAACCGTCCAGATGAGGAGGACCATCTGCCTCCGTACTCGGAGATAGAGATTGAGCGGTACCGCAGGGCTGACCTCACCACAGACCGGTACCGCACCCAGGACCCCCCCAGATCAGAGAGATACAGGACGGTTGAGCCCCCCACACGGACCGTCTCTCACATGCGCCCCCACCAAGGCATGACCCAAACATTACAGGGGGGCAGGGACGAGCACGACAGACAGCGAAACCTG ACTTCTGCACTGAGCAGGGGCTCCCTCATTGTGTGA
- the LOC112155483 gene encoding immunoglobulin-like domain-containing receptor 2 isoform X1 has protein sequence MTFYRAATLLGALVCVCNGVHVTVPEKQQFAMLFQTVVLPCHYQTSSRQTPVVQWWYKSYCRDRTRDSFTLQETLGMKASELGATAHLECSDSSRTVRVVASAQGASMTLAEHYKGRDISIINKADLRIGELQWGDSGVYFCKVVIADDLEGKNEAQLELLVLGRTGEQHDLLPEFDVEVMPEWAFVGCVSLGSVLFLLLLGICWCQCCPHSCCCYVRCCCCPDTCCCPKHLYEAGKMAKSGHPPQVPVFPYYVPGVPAVVSVAPSSHLDPKISSIPSMENNLAGVRSGYRLTSSPEQNSMRVLYYIEKELAQFPSRTMAAQKPSSLSELSSLHDGGLPDFRHTYQTVQMKALPPIDDHEDQLRVAPPPQSRRTWREKINHSDDELDRGWNPRSEHLQRRTLGRRGRTGSLDELEEFARSYNSRGRRPEAPERPYRRDYSPARRFYPDEEDGWDRRSPSPPQRRRGTWDSDRPSKPSQSRSYDDDFLNSVLERKARARGGDRGAARGDEDSDTPSKGSSRGKGSNSYYSRSPSNRPDEEDHLPPYSEIEIERYRRADLTTDRYRTQDPPRSERYRTVEPPTRTVSHMRPHQGMTQTLQGGRDEHDRQRNLLHPHFYWLSPQPSSCMKP, from the exons tgtgtgtctGTAATGGTGTGCATGTCACAGTGCCAGAGAAGCAGCAGTTTGCGATGCTCTTCCAGACCGTGGTCCTCCCCTGTCACTACCAAACATCCTCCAGGCAGACTCCTGTGGTGCAGTGGTGGTACAAGTCGTACTGCCGGGACCGCACGCGGGACTCCTTCACCCTGCAGGAGACTCTGGGCATGAAGGCCTCGGAGCTGGGAGCTACGGCTCACCTGGAGTGCTCCGACAGCAGCCGCACGGTTCGGGTGGTGGCCTCGGCGCAGGGCGCCTCCATGACCCTGGCCGAACACTACAAAGGCAGAGACATCTCCATCATAAACA AAGCTGACCTCCGTATCGGGGAGCTGCAGTGGGGGGACAGCGGGGTGTACTTCTGTAAAGTTGTTATTGCCGATGATCTGGAGGGGAAGAACGAGGCGcagctggagctgctggttCTGG GCCGGACAGGTGAGCAGCATGATCTACTGCCTGAGTTTGATGTGGAGGTTATGCCAG AGTGGGCGTTTGTGGGGTGCGTGTCTCTGGGCAGTGTCTTGTTCCTGCTCTTGTTGGGGATCTGCTGGTGCCAGTGTTGTCCTCACTCCTGCTGCTGCTATgtgcgctgctgctgctgtcctgACACCTGCTGCTGTCCCAAGCACT tgtatgaAGCAGGAAAGATGGCAAAGAGTGGACATCCTCCTCAAGTTCCCGTGTTTCCTTACTATGTTCCTGGAGTTCCTGCTGTGGTTTCTGTGGCACCTTCATCTCATCTGGATCCCAAGATCTCCTCAATCCCATCAATGGAGAATAACTTAGCTGGAG TGCGCAGTGGTTACCGACTCACATCCAGTCCAGAGCAGAACTCAATGAGAGTTCTGTACTACATAGAGAAGGAGCTGGCTCAGTTTCCCTCCAGAACCATGGCTGCACAAAAAC CCAGCAGCTTGTCAGAGCTGAGCTCTCTTCATGATGGGGGACTCCCAGATTTCAGACACACCTACCAGACGGTGCAGATGAAGGCGCTGCCGCCTATCGACGACCACGAAGACCAGCTGCGGGTCGCTCCGCCTCCACAGAGCCGACGCACCTGGAGAGAGAAAATCAACCACTCCGATGACGAACTGGACCGCGG gtggaacccGCGGTCCGAGCACCTGCAGAGGAGGACTCTGGGCAGAAGGGGGCGCACCGGCTCCCTGGATGAGCTGGAGGAGTTTGCCCGATCTTACAACTCTCGAGGACGCCGACCTGAAGCTCCAGAGCGACCCTACAGGCGGGACTACAGCCCCGCCAGGCGTTTCTATCCAGATGAAGAAGACGGGTGGGACCGCCGCAGCCCCTCGCCGCCACAGAGGAGAAGGGGAACATGGGACAGCGACCGTCCGTCCAAACCTTCACAGAGCAGAAGCTACGACGACGACTTCCTGAACAGCGTGCTGGAGAGAAAGGCCAGGGCTCGGGGAGGGGACCGGGGCGCCGCCAGGGGGGACGAGGACAGCGACACCCCCTCCAAAGGCAGCTCCAGAGGAAAGGGCAGCAACAGCTACTACAGCCGGTCTCCTAGCAACCGTCCAGATGAGGAGGACCATCTGCCTCCGTACTCGGAGATAGAGATTGAGCGGTACCGCAGGGCTGACCTCACCACAGACCGGTACCGCACCCAGGACCCCCCCAGATCAGAGAGATACAGGACGGTTGAGCCCCCCACACGGACCGTCTCTCACATGCGCCCCCACCAAGGCATGACCCAAACATTACAGGGGGGCAGGGACGAGCACGACAGACAGCGAAACCTG CTCCATCCACACTTTTACTGGCTTAGCCCACAACCCAGCAGCTGCATGAAGCCCTGA
- the LOC112155483 gene encoding immunoglobulin-like domain-containing receptor 2 isoform X3 encodes MTFYRAATLLGALVCVCNGVHVTVPEKQQFAMLFQTVVLPCHYQTSSRQTPVVQWWYKSYCRDRTRDSFTLQETLGMKASELGATAHLECSDSSRTVRVVASAQGASMTLAEHYKGRDISIINKADLRIGELQWGDSGVYFCKVVIADDLEGKNEAQLELLVLEWAFVGCVSLGSVLFLLLLGICWCQCCPHSCCCYVRCCCCPDTCCCPKHLYEAGKMAKSGHPPQVPVFPYYVPGVPAVVSVAPSSHLDPKISSIPSMENNLAGVRSGYRLTSSPEQNSMRVLYYIEKELAQFPSRTMAAQKPSSLSELSSLHDGGLPDFRHTYQTVQMKALPPIDDHEDQLRVAPPPQSRRTWREKINHSDDELDRGWNPRSEHLQRRTLGRRGRTGSLDELEEFARSYNSRGRRPEAPERPYRRDYSPARRFYPDEEDGWDRRSPSPPQRRRGTWDSDRPSKPSQSRSYDDDFLNSVLERKARARGGDRGAARGDEDSDTPSKGSSRGKGSNSYYSRSPSNRPDEEDHLPPYSEIEIERYRRADLTTDRYRTQDPPRSERYRTVEPPTRTVSHMRPHQGMTQTLQGGRDEHDRQRNLLHPHFYWLSPQPSSCMKP; translated from the exons tgtgtgtctGTAATGGTGTGCATGTCACAGTGCCAGAGAAGCAGCAGTTTGCGATGCTCTTCCAGACCGTGGTCCTCCCCTGTCACTACCAAACATCCTCCAGGCAGACTCCTGTGGTGCAGTGGTGGTACAAGTCGTACTGCCGGGACCGCACGCGGGACTCCTTCACCCTGCAGGAGACTCTGGGCATGAAGGCCTCGGAGCTGGGAGCTACGGCTCACCTGGAGTGCTCCGACAGCAGCCGCACGGTTCGGGTGGTGGCCTCGGCGCAGGGCGCCTCCATGACCCTGGCCGAACACTACAAAGGCAGAGACATCTCCATCATAAACA AAGCTGACCTCCGTATCGGGGAGCTGCAGTGGGGGGACAGCGGGGTGTACTTCTGTAAAGTTGTTATTGCCGATGATCTGGAGGGGAAGAACGAGGCGcagctggagctgctggttCTGG AGTGGGCGTTTGTGGGGTGCGTGTCTCTGGGCAGTGTCTTGTTCCTGCTCTTGTTGGGGATCTGCTGGTGCCAGTGTTGTCCTCACTCCTGCTGCTGCTATgtgcgctgctgctgctgtcctgACACCTGCTGCTGTCCCAAGCACT tgtatgaAGCAGGAAAGATGGCAAAGAGTGGACATCCTCCTCAAGTTCCCGTGTTTCCTTACTATGTTCCTGGAGTTCCTGCTGTGGTTTCTGTGGCACCTTCATCTCATCTGGATCCCAAGATCTCCTCAATCCCATCAATGGAGAATAACTTAGCTGGAG TGCGCAGTGGTTACCGACTCACATCCAGTCCAGAGCAGAACTCAATGAGAGTTCTGTACTACATAGAGAAGGAGCTGGCTCAGTTTCCCTCCAGAACCATGGCTGCACAAAAAC CCAGCAGCTTGTCAGAGCTGAGCTCTCTTCATGATGGGGGACTCCCAGATTTCAGACACACCTACCAGACGGTGCAGATGAAGGCGCTGCCGCCTATCGACGACCACGAAGACCAGCTGCGGGTCGCTCCGCCTCCACAGAGCCGACGCACCTGGAGAGAGAAAATCAACCACTCCGATGACGAACTGGACCGCGG gtggaacccGCGGTCCGAGCACCTGCAGAGGAGGACTCTGGGCAGAAGGGGGCGCACCGGCTCCCTGGATGAGCTGGAGGAGTTTGCCCGATCTTACAACTCTCGAGGACGCCGACCTGAAGCTCCAGAGCGACCCTACAGGCGGGACTACAGCCCCGCCAGGCGTTTCTATCCAGATGAAGAAGACGGGTGGGACCGCCGCAGCCCCTCGCCGCCACAGAGGAGAAGGGGAACATGGGACAGCGACCGTCCGTCCAAACCTTCACAGAGCAGAAGCTACGACGACGACTTCCTGAACAGCGTGCTGGAGAGAAAGGCCAGGGCTCGGGGAGGGGACCGGGGCGCCGCCAGGGGGGACGAGGACAGCGACACCCCCTCCAAAGGCAGCTCCAGAGGAAAGGGCAGCAACAGCTACTACAGCCGGTCTCCTAGCAACCGTCCAGATGAGGAGGACCATCTGCCTCCGTACTCGGAGATAGAGATTGAGCGGTACCGCAGGGCTGACCTCACCACAGACCGGTACCGCACCCAGGACCCCCCCAGATCAGAGAGATACAGGACGGTTGAGCCCCCCACACGGACCGTCTCTCACATGCGCCCCCACCAAGGCATGACCCAAACATTACAGGGGGGCAGGGACGAGCACGACAGACAGCGAAACCTG CTCCATCCACACTTTTACTGGCTTAGCCCACAACCCAGCAGCTGCATGAAGCCCTGA